In Salvelinus namaycush isolate Seneca chromosome 15, SaNama_1.0, whole genome shotgun sequence, a genomic segment contains:
- the LOC120059954 gene encoding uncharacterized protein LOC120059954 isoform X2 has product MAEKETDAQTYAKALTSFVENGKALLELAKQESKEGLLQDYIRKKIRIELDQSLLGLIPAGASMSVKKKKDAEELWKRSYQCAEMQDAVEDFLQLGVQWDSFLEYLDKELHLGDRIFGQEAQVKCLSPDIPLIDAQTGATLTLGKYLGRGEKVLLVLIRQFSCLLCRIHLKDLEAHKIALDACSVQVVVVSFGCREGALHWLAETGCQYDMVLDPHRKVYSTFGLRASLKKVLNFNNMLLYAEHVVANLEFPRGLPSIEDDMFQLGGDFVLDDQGRVLFSHCCDSPIDRPAVEDILNAL; this is encoded by the exons ATGGCTGAGAAGGAGACAGATGCGCAGACTTATGCGAAAGCTTTGACAAGTTTTGTTGAAAATGGAAAAGCACTGTTGGAACTCGCTAAACAGGAGAGCAAAGAGG GACTTCTGCAAGACTACATCAGGAAGAAGATCCGTATTGAACTGGACCAATCGCTACTGGGACTTATTCCAGCAGGGGCAAG CATGTCAGTGAAGAAGAAAAAGGACGCTGAGGAACTATGGAAGAGAAGCTACCA atgtgcTGAAATGCAGGACGCTGTTGAGGACTTCTTGCAGCTGGGA GTGCAGTGGGATAGTTTTCTGGAGTACTTGGACAAGGAGCTACATCTGGGCGATAGAATCTTTGGTCAAGAGGCACAAGTAAAATGCCTGTCGCCTGACATACCCCTCATTGATGCCCAGACTGGAGC AACTCTGACGTTAGGGAagtaccttgggagaggtgagaaAGTTCTACTTGTGTTGATCCGTCAGTTCTCCTGCCTCCTCTGTCGAATCCATCTGAAAGATCTGGAGGCCCATAAG ATTGCCCTGGATGCATGTTCAGTGCAAGTGGTGGTGGTGTCATTTGGCTGCAGAGAGGGGGCGTTGCATTGGCTAGCGGAGACAGGTTGCCAGTATGACATGGTGTTAGACCCACACAGGAAG GTGTACAGCACTTTTGGCTTGAGAGCCTCTCTAAAGAAAGTGTTGAACTTCAACAACATGCTACTCTACGCTGAACACGTTGTGGCAAACCTGGAGTTCCCAAGAGGTCTGCCGTCTATTGAAGATGATATGTTTCAG CTTGGAGGAGATTTTGTCCTGGATGACCAGGGGAGGGTGCTGTTCTCTCACTGCTGTGACAGCCCTATAGACAGACCTGCTGTAGAGGACATACTGAACGCCCTATAG
- the LOC120059953 gene encoding beta-taxilin-like → METCQVSDQGDPAQCQGQVDLTEDLSKQLEDIISTYQEASEEPAEQEEVEEEVLTEQVTKSSAKDQKLEKKMLKSLGKEAMLLMQSLNKLGTTEQKLEAIIKKHAELLEEHRGDQKQVKVLQKKLLQVMKEKDQLQSEHSRAVLARSKLESLCRELQRHNKTLKEETLQRCREDDLKRKDITTHFQSTLTDIQVQIEEHSNRNTKLCQENSDLAEKLKSLISQYDAREANLEKVFKHRDLQQQLLETKLEQANMFIKEGEEKHKRERDHLINKAAQSQVKVQILKEQEEGMQAQLSMYSEKFDQFQGTVSKSNGVYASFKQDMDKMTKRMRKLEKESIQWKSRFEGCNKALIDMLTDKTLKEKEFELFTLKTQKLEKLCRALQEERNSLSHKLQEANPAAATSVAEMKENETKENENSEVPAAEKPIETPSENPSNESPTLKVPVATETLAVITPAPEKPAPATHLTSELENLKAQKSRLQEIQMSFTLSNVVPPEFFDNEEEGETTTEPHGHTEAPEASSEASKTPEEHHIEGCNGDKMTEETTGPFSSYSSSSPAAAEGDEAQEQRDRELETVD, encoded by the exons ATGGAGACATGTCAGGTGAGTGACCAGGGGGACCCAGCCCAGTGTCAGGGTCAGGTGGACCTGACAGAGGACCTGAGCAAGCAGCTAGAGGACATCATCAGTACCTACCAGGAGGCCAGTGAGGAGCCTGCTGAgcaggaagaggtggaggaggaggttctgaCGGAGCAGGTCACCAAAAGCTCCGCCAAGGACCAGAAACTAGAGAAGAAGATGCTGAAAAGCCTCG GCAAAGAGGCCATGCTATTGATGCAGAGCTTGAACAAGCTCGGCACTACAGAGCAAAAACTGGAGGCCATCATCAAGAAGCACGCTGAGCTG CTGGAGGAGCACCGGGGTGACCAGAAGCAGGTGAAGGTTCTGCAGAAGAAGCTTCTTCAGGTGATGAAGGAGAAGGACCAGCTTCAGAGTGAACACAGCAGAGCGGTTCTGGCCCGCAGCAAACTGGAGTCTCTGTGTAGGGAGCTGCAGAGACACAACAAGACACTGAAG GAGGAGACCCTCCAGAGGTGCAGGGAGGATGACCTGAAGAGGAAGGACATCACCACTCACTTCCAGAGCACGCTAACGGACATCCAGGTCCAGATCGAGGAGCACAGTAACCGCAACACCAAACTCTGTCAGGAGAACAGCGACCTGGCAGAGAAACTCAAGAGCCTCATCTCCCAGTACGACGCAAGAGAAGCG AACCTGGAAAAGGTATTCAAACATCGAGACCTGCAGCAGCAGTTGTTGGAAACCAAACTTGAACAGGCAAACATGTTCAttaaagagggagaggagaagcaCAAGCGAGAGAGGGATCAT TTGATAAATAAGGCGGCACAGTCACAGGTGAAGGTGCAGATTCTGAAGGAGCAAGAGGAAGGGATGCAGGCCCAG TTGTCCATGTACTCTGAGAAGTTCGATCAGTTCCAGGGGACTGTGTCGAAGAGCAATGGAGTGTACGCCAGCTTTAAACAGGACATGGATAAG ATGACCAAGAGAATGAGGAAGCTGGAGAAGGAGTCTATTCAATGGAAAAGCCGTTTTGAGGGCTGCAACAAGGCTCTTATTGATATGCTCACAGAC AAAACCTTGAAGGAAAAGGAGTTTGAGCTGTTCACCCTGAAGACCCAGAAGCTGGAAAAACTGTGCCGGGCGCtgcaggaggagaggaacagTCTCTCTCATAAGCTCCAGGAAGCAAATCCAGCGGCTGCCACCAGTGTAGCGGAGATGAAAGAAAATGAGACAAAGGAGAACGAGAACTCAGAGGTACCTGCTGCTGAGAAGCCCATTGAGACACCCTCTGAAAACCCATCTAATGAAAGCCCTACTCTCAAAGTACCTGTTGCTACAGAAACCCTCGCAGTTATAACTCCTGCTCCGGAAAAACCTGCTCCTGCAACACACCTGACCAGCGAGCTGGAGAACCTGAAGGCCCAGAAGTCCCGTCTGCAGGAGATTCAAATGTCGTTCACCCTTTCCAACGTTGTGCCACCTGAGTTCTTTGACAacgaggaagagggggagacCACCACAGAGCCACATGGACACACTGAGGCCCCAGAGGCCAGTAGCGAGGCCAGCAAGACCCCAGAGGAACATCACATAGAGGGGTGTAATGGAGACAAGATGACAGAGGAGACCACTGGCCCTTTTTCTTcttattcttcttcttctcctgcaGCAGCTGAAGGAGACGAGGCCCAGGAGCAGAGAGATAGGGAACTGGAGACAGTTGACTAG
- the LOC120059954 gene encoding uncharacterized protein LOC120059954 isoform X1, protein MAEKETDAQTYAKALTSFVENGKALLELAKQESKEGLLQDYIRKKIRIELDQSLLGLIPAGARLFTSMSVKKKKDAEELWKRSYQCAEMQDAVEDFLQLGVQWDSFLEYLDKELHLGDRIFGQEAQVKCLSPDIPLIDAQTGATLTLGKYLGRGEKVLLVLIRQFSCLLCRIHLKDLEAHKIALDACSVQVVVVSFGCREGALHWLAETGCQYDMVLDPHRKVYSTFGLRASLKKVLNFNNMLLYAEHVVANLEFPRGLPSIEDDMFQLGGDFVLDDQGRVLFSHCCDSPIDRPAVEDILNAL, encoded by the exons ATGGCTGAGAAGGAGACAGATGCGCAGACTTATGCGAAAGCTTTGACAAGTTTTGTTGAAAATGGAAAAGCACTGTTGGAACTCGCTAAACAGGAGAGCAAAGAGG GACTTCTGCAAGACTACATCAGGAAGAAGATCCGTATTGAACTGGACCAATCGCTACTGGGACTTATTCCAGCAGGGGCAAGGTTATTCACAAG CATGTCAGTGAAGAAGAAAAAGGACGCTGAGGAACTATGGAAGAGAAGCTACCA atgtgcTGAAATGCAGGACGCTGTTGAGGACTTCTTGCAGCTGGGA GTGCAGTGGGATAGTTTTCTGGAGTACTTGGACAAGGAGCTACATCTGGGCGATAGAATCTTTGGTCAAGAGGCACAAGTAAAATGCCTGTCGCCTGACATACCCCTCATTGATGCCCAGACTGGAGC AACTCTGACGTTAGGGAagtaccttgggagaggtgagaaAGTTCTACTTGTGTTGATCCGTCAGTTCTCCTGCCTCCTCTGTCGAATCCATCTGAAAGATCTGGAGGCCCATAAG ATTGCCCTGGATGCATGTTCAGTGCAAGTGGTGGTGGTGTCATTTGGCTGCAGAGAGGGGGCGTTGCATTGGCTAGCGGAGACAGGTTGCCAGTATGACATGGTGTTAGACCCACACAGGAAG GTGTACAGCACTTTTGGCTTGAGAGCCTCTCTAAAGAAAGTGTTGAACTTCAACAACATGCTACTCTACGCTGAACACGTTGTGGCAAACCTGGAGTTCCCAAGAGGTCTGCCGTCTATTGAAGATGATATGTTTCAG CTTGGAGGAGATTTTGTCCTGGATGACCAGGGGAGGGTGCTGTTCTCTCACTGCTGTGACAGCCCTATAGACAGACCTGCTGTAGAGGACATACTGAACGCCCTATAG